From the Microbacterium sp. W4I4 genome, one window contains:
- a CDS encoding ABC transporter permease, producing MNDILAQVLTAGTLAVILMKTAPILLAAVGGAFTQMGNILNIGLEGMMLVGAFTAVAVGAFSGPWIGILAAMGAAGLLALIFAIAALVFKADFIVVGIGINLLALGITVLLLIVLYGNAGVTPGDVKAFLPKIDLGPIGQIPVIGAALNNQTILVWLAFLCVPLYAYVLYRTRYGVHLRAVGEDEPAAVAAGINVFNVKFIAILLSGLLCGLAGAQLAMATVGSFTANMTSSRGFIALAALTFGLGRPYRTLIACAIFGAADALADRLVLGGVNSSLALTTPYVITIVALVVVAVRVKAAFNARAKRALKFAGV from the coding sequence CCTCACCGCGGGCACCCTCGCGGTGATCCTCATGAAGACCGCTCCGATCCTGCTGGCGGCGGTCGGCGGAGCCTTCACACAGATGGGGAACATCCTCAACATCGGCCTCGAAGGCATGATGCTCGTCGGCGCCTTCACCGCGGTAGCGGTCGGTGCGTTCTCGGGTCCCTGGATCGGCATCCTGGCGGCGATGGGGGCGGCCGGCCTGCTGGCGCTGATATTCGCGATCGCGGCTCTCGTCTTCAAGGCGGACTTCATCGTCGTCGGCATCGGCATCAACCTTCTGGCCCTGGGAATCACCGTGCTGCTTCTGATCGTGCTCTACGGCAACGCTGGAGTCACGCCCGGAGACGTCAAAGCGTTTCTTCCGAAGATCGACCTGGGCCCGATCGGGCAGATACCCGTGATCGGCGCCGCGTTGAACAACCAGACCATCCTCGTCTGGCTGGCCTTCCTGTGCGTGCCCCTGTACGCCTATGTGCTCTACCGAACCCGGTACGGTGTGCACCTGCGGGCGGTCGGCGAGGACGAGCCCGCCGCGGTCGCCGCGGGTATCAACGTGTTCAATGTTAAGTTCATCGCCATCCTGCTGTCCGGACTGCTGTGCGGCCTTGCCGGTGCCCAACTTGCCATGGCGACCGTCGGATCCTTCACCGCCAACATGACGTCGTCGCGCGGGTTCATCGCTCTCGCTGCGCTGACCTTCGGGCTGGGTCGGCCGTATCGCACGCTCATCGCCTGCGCCATCTTCGGTGCTGCCGATGCGCTGGCGGACAGGCTGGTTCTCGGCGGGGTCAACTCCTCGCTGGCTCTGACCACCCCGTATGTCATCACGATCGTGGCGCTCGTCGTCGTGGCCGTGCGCGTGAAAGCCGCGTTTAACGCCCGCGCGAAGCGCGCCCTGAAGTTCGCCGGCGTGTGA